A single region of the Gracilibacillus caseinilyticus genome encodes:
- a CDS encoding DUF2089 family protein — protein sequence MDAKEFPNWLLALEKEDLEFIKNFVVNSGSLKEISNIYDVSYPTVRIKLNRLIEKIKANDAEEKEAFISFIKTLSIDDRISVEDAKLIIDKYKTMERGDKVE from the coding sequence ATGGATGCGAAAGAATTTCCAAATTGGCTGTTAGCATTGGAAAAAGAAGATTTGGAATTTATTAAAAATTTTGTAGTCAATTCAGGCTCCCTGAAAGAGATATCGAACATATATGATGTATCTTATCCAACCGTCAGAATTAAATTGAATCGGTTAATTGAAAAAATAAAAGCAAATGACGCAGAAGAAAAGGAAGCATTCATTTCTTTCATCAAAACCTTATCCATCGATGATCGAATCAGTGTGGAAGATGCCAAATTGATCATTGATAAATACAAAACAATGGAAAGGGGGGATAAAGTTGAATGA
- a CDS encoding PTS sugar transporter subunit IIA: MTETYFTEDNVQFNVEVKDWKDAIYKSVALLRKNGFVTEHYAAEVINNVKEFGPYIVISPGIAIPHTRPENGALKVGMSLITLKTPVYFKDTAAPVKIMISFSATDNEQHLEIIKIIVKIVENGLIDTISTMNSLADLNDLIGDGVS, translated from the coding sequence ATGACAGAAACTTATTTCACCGAGGATAATGTTCAATTTAATGTGGAGGTAAAGGATTGGAAGGATGCGATATACAAAAGTGTTGCATTGTTAAGAAAGAATGGCTTTGTAACGGAGCATTATGCAGCAGAAGTCATTAATAATGTAAAAGAATTCGGACCATATATTGTCATATCTCCCGGTATTGCCATCCCTCATACCAGACCAGAAAACGGAGCATTAAAGGTGGGGATGAGTTTAATAACGTTGAAAACGCCAGTATATTTTAAGGACACGGCAGCGCCTGTCAAAATCATGATTAGCTTCTCAGCAACAGACAATGAGCAGCATTTAGAGATTATTAAAATAATTGTCAAGATCGTAGAAAATGGCTTGATCGATACAATATCCACGATGAATTCACTAGCCGACTTAAATGATTTGATAGGAGATGGTGTCTCATGA
- a CDS encoding YjzC family protein: MQRFKTGEKAPEAGIYKVEKLTSDYQSEDYFNDTTIELAEGETFPPAPAEDESAWWVRVPQE, from the coding sequence GTGCAACGTTTTAAAACAGGAGAAAAAGCACCAGAAGCAGGCATTTACAAGGTCGAAAAACTAACAAGTGACTATCAAAGTGAGGATTACTTTAACGATACAACGATCGAATTAGCAGAAGGAGAAACATTTCCTCCTGCACCTGCCGAGGATGAAAGTGCCTGGTGGGTTCGAGTTCCACAAGAATAG
- a CDS encoding YibE/F family protein: MKKYLIYLLVLVSFVASIIFVNNNHELYDRTIVQVTDVTESDKSEVKDQNDNEDYMVTQQITARILNGADKGETMEIENQYSGSQSIHFRLKEGTEFFLANDGESVGTIKRDKYLLFVAWLFVLVLLWVGRKQGAWSVVSLAVNAVILSVALDIYIRNSDNSLLIICGISIILFTILSLIMASGWNEKTLTAIIATLIATFASLLIAYLALLVTDEQGLRYEEMSFLTRNPHLIFMGGLLIGSLGAVMDVAITMASSMFELFDKNNKIKISTLRQSGLEIGKDIMGTMTNILFFAYVSGTIPALLLYFMNAMPLGFTLSMNLSLELARALAGGIGIVITIPITLYISIFFIKRKQARQ; this comes from the coding sequence ATGAAAAAATATCTAATCTATTTGCTCGTGCTCGTCAGTTTTGTTGCTTCGATTATCTTCGTCAACAACAATCACGAGCTCTATGACCGCACGATCGTCCAAGTAACGGATGTTACCGAATCCGATAAATCAGAAGTAAAAGACCAGAACGATAACGAAGATTATATGGTGACGCAGCAAATTACTGCCCGCATTTTGAATGGGGCGGACAAGGGCGAGACCATGGAAATTGAAAATCAATATTCGGGATCACAGTCAATCCATTTTCGCTTGAAAGAGGGAACCGAATTCTTTCTTGCTAATGACGGAGAAAGTGTGGGAACGATTAAACGGGACAAATACTTGCTTTTTGTAGCATGGTTATTTGTGCTTGTTTTGCTATGGGTTGGGCGCAAGCAAGGGGCCTGGTCTGTTGTCAGTCTTGCTGTTAATGCTGTGATATTGTCTGTAGCATTGGACATTTACATACGAAATTCTGATAACAGCTTACTGATCATTTGTGGCATCAGCATCATTCTTTTTACGATATTGTCGTTAATTATGGCGAGTGGCTGGAACGAGAAAACACTGACCGCGATTATCGCGACGCTGATTGCCACGTTCGCATCGTTACTGATTGCCTATTTGGCGCTTCTGGTCACTGACGAGCAGGGACTTCGCTATGAAGAAATGTCCTTTTTGACCAGAAATCCTCATCTCATTTTCATGGGCGGATTACTGATCGGATCGCTTGGTGCTGTGATGGATGTCGCGATCACGATGGCGTCATCTATGTTCGAATTATTTGATAAAAACAATAAGATTAAAATAAGTACGTTAAGGCAATCAGGGCTGGAGATTGGAAAAGATATTATGGGTACGATGACGAATATCTTGTTTTTTGCTTACGTAAGTGGCACCATCCCAGCATTATTATTATATTTCATGAATGCCATGCCACTTGGATTTACGCTATCGATGAATCTTTCGCTTGAATTAGCAAGGGCATTGGCGGGAGGAATTGGGATTGTGATAACCATTCCGATCACACTCTACATCTCTATTTTCTTTATTAAAAGAAAGCAGGCGAGACAATGA
- a CDS encoding BglG family transcription antiterminator has product MKLLSKREVEILHLLRSSKGVQTGKSLSLLLEVTTRTIRNDIKKMNAILSKHGAEIVSHKGKGYELEISEEEAFQKLYANHITIIQNQATVNMHRSEGNDVEEQMIRNILMNCLTDTSIYQEELAEELFISLSALKSYLSSVKEKISRYGLELVTDRFNGIKVTGNEDKIRFCISQYLFNHQSIGVYNDLFPDNEIKRLKDIILQVLLKNQLKLTDVALENLIIHIEITIRRYLNNRLLDYQMKITENLKATKEYKVAHDIIQEIRVTLGINIEPEIFYITQHLLASSRFYSKDIDDQEYRRMEGMLAAVLEEIKKKTSIQFSGDQKLVEGLVIHLSTSLKRIEYQMNIRNEVLNSIKNNYPLAFQLAAIASNKISELTNLIIDENEIGFLAIHFGVALEKKGLNNQEVKKIMIVCGSGVATASLIREKLLNNYGNQVSVVETISLSEFEPYLLDCVDIVVSTVPIDIESDKIFTVSPILSYTDLSMIKRKVMEDKLESDVTEFSNIFKKDLFVKNLELQTKEDVLDYITDLMYTKEYIDESTKQSVYERERMASTELSNLLAIPHPLENNMSETSIAVCILNKPIVWDREKVQVIIVLSVPKEKQKTWEVIFKQLYHFLIEEFGITKLISNYNYEDFIRNLSKYKEKSL; this is encoded by the coding sequence ATGAAGCTACTAAGTAAAAGAGAGGTAGAAATTCTTCATTTGTTACGCAGCAGTAAGGGGGTGCAGACGGGTAAGAGTCTTTCCCTGCTGTTAGAGGTTACCACACGAACTATCAGAAATGACATTAAAAAAATGAATGCAATCTTATCGAAGCATGGTGCAGAGATTGTGTCACACAAAGGAAAAGGATATGAGCTGGAGATAAGCGAGGAGGAAGCTTTTCAAAAGTTATATGCCAATCACATCACAATCATTCAAAACCAAGCAACGGTAAACATGCACAGATCAGAAGGGAATGATGTGGAGGAACAAATGATTAGAAACATCTTAATGAATTGTCTGACAGATACAAGTATTTATCAGGAAGAATTAGCTGAAGAGTTGTTTATCAGTCTTTCTGCATTAAAAAGTTATCTTTCATCAGTCAAAGAGAAAATCTCCCGATATGGATTAGAGCTTGTTACGGATAGATTTAATGGAATAAAAGTTACAGGTAATGAGGATAAAATAAGGTTTTGCATTTCTCAATATCTGTTCAATCATCAAAGCATCGGCGTTTATAATGATCTATTTCCCGATAATGAAATAAAGCGATTAAAAGATATTATCTTACAAGTATTGTTGAAAAATCAATTGAAATTAACGGATGTTGCGCTCGAAAACTTAATTATTCATATCGAAATAACGATAAGGCGGTACCTAAACAATAGGCTATTAGATTATCAGATGAAGATCACAGAAAATTTAAAAGCTACCAAAGAATACAAGGTTGCCCATGACATTATACAAGAAATAAGGGTGACATTAGGCATCAATATCGAGCCGGAAATCTTCTATATTACACAACATCTTCTTGCAAGCAGCAGGTTCTATAGCAAAGACATTGATGATCAAGAATATAGAAGAATGGAAGGCATGTTAGCAGCGGTGCTAGAGGAAATTAAAAAGAAAACATCCATTCAATTTAGTGGGGATCAAAAGCTGGTAGAAGGGTTAGTTATCCATCTAAGTACTTCTTTAAAAAGAATTGAGTATCAAATGAATATCCGAAATGAAGTGCTGAACAGTATCAAGAATAACTATCCGCTTGCATTTCAGCTTGCCGCTATAGCAAGCAATAAAATCAGTGAACTGACCAATTTAATAATAGATGAAAATGAAATAGGGTTTCTAGCTATTCATTTTGGGGTGGCTTTGGAGAAAAAAGGTTTAAACAATCAAGAGGTCAAAAAAATCATGATCGTTTGTGGTTCTGGCGTTGCTACTGCTTCCTTAATTAGAGAAAAATTACTAAATAACTACGGAAATCAAGTAAGTGTGGTGGAAACGATCAGTCTATCAGAATTTGAGCCATACTTATTGGATTGTGTAGATATAGTCGTCTCCACTGTTCCAATTGACATAGAATCGGATAAAATCTTTACCGTTAGTCCTATTCTAAGTTATACCGATCTATCTATGATTAAACGCAAAGTAATGGAAGATAAGCTCGAATCAGATGTTACGGAGTTTAGTAATATATTCAAAAAAGATCTATTTGTTAAAAATTTAGAGCTGCAAACGAAAGAAGATGTCTTGGACTATATTACAGATCTTATGTACACAAAAGAATACATCGATGAATCTACCAAACAATCCGTATATGAAAGGGAAAGAATGGCATCGACAGAACTGAGTAATCTGCTTGCAATTCCACACCCATTAGAAAATAATATGTCCGAAACAAGCATTGCTGTCTGTATTTTAAATAAACCAATTGTTTGGGATCGAGAAAAAGTACAGGTCATCATCGTATTAAGCGTACCGAAGGAAAAACAAAAGACATGGGAAGTCATCTTTAAGCAGCTATACCATTTCTTAATAGAAGAATTTGGCATCACTAAATTAATATCTAACTATAATTACGAGGATTTTATTAGAAATTTAAGCAAATACAAGGAGAAAAGCTTATGA
- a CDS encoding VUT family protein, which yields MLRVFLYLISIVTANVVTAAFMPLQIGIFLIPMGTLFIGATFIFRDLVQNKYGRGKTYAFILTALILSAFVSFLLGDTLMIVAASALSFILSESADTEIYTRLKLPIAWRVFYSGLAGGFLDSVVFVIVGLSPIGAGMLPWEAVPAAIIGQIIAKTIIQLLGALVLNQVYLVKQKRVAVE from the coding sequence ATGTTAAGAGTATTTTTATATTTAATTTCCATTGTCACTGCCAATGTTGTCACAGCGGCTTTTATGCCATTACAAATAGGGATTTTCCTTATTCCGATGGGGACGCTTTTTATTGGGGCAACCTTCATTTTTCGTGATTTGGTACAAAATAAATATGGACGTGGCAAAACCTATGCCTTCATTCTGACAGCACTGATTTTATCAGCATTCGTTTCCTTTTTACTCGGGGATACCTTGATGATCGTGGCAGCATCCGCACTTTCCTTCATCCTGTCCGAGTCCGCTGATACCGAAATTTATACCCGTTTAAAACTGCCAATCGCGTGGCGTGTTTTTTATAGTGGATTAGCAGGAGGATTTCTCGACTCTGTTGTTTTTGTGATTGTCGGCTTAAGCCCGATTGGAGCAGGCATGTTACCGTGGGAAGCCGTGCCTGCCGCGATAATAGGGCAGATTATAGCAAAAACCATTATCCAGCTGCTTGGTGCATTGGTGTTGAATCAGGTTTATCTGGTGAAACAAAAACGAGTAGCGGTGGAATAA
- a CDS encoding ABC transporter ATP-binding protein yields MNEVINVTNLTKRFGSTEVLSGIDLTIYEREVFGFIGHNGAGKSTFINTLTGIINKSGGSFEMLGASDRDLDQVKTKIGVMPDISNLYDQMRGIQFLSYMGKLAGDSRSKQEYAALMKDVGLEGAEKKKIKSYSFGMKKKISIAQAILGNPSFIILDEPTSGLDPESAINIRKLITDLQQQGKTILLTSHNLDEIDKISDRVGIISNGKITKLGTPAELKVNAVNEISVAIRTTPALTPEKITELSAAWDFNVAFVAAKKPYTIVNISSEDDLPRLSQQLMQSGFQLYEISMEQQSLEEVFINSK; encoded by the coding sequence ATGAATGAAGTGATCAATGTAACCAATCTGACCAAGCGTTTCGGCTCAACAGAAGTGCTGAGTGGCATAGATTTAACGATTTATGAAAGGGAAGTATTCGGCTTCATCGGTCATAACGGGGCTGGTAAATCCACTTTCATCAATACTCTAACCGGAATCATTAATAAAAGCGGTGGTTCCTTCGAGATGTTAGGTGCTTCTGACAGAGATCTCGATCAGGTGAAAACGAAGATTGGCGTTATGCCGGATATTTCGAATTTATATGATCAAATGCGTGGAATCCAGTTTTTAAGTTATATGGGAAAACTGGCTGGAGATAGCCGAAGCAAGCAGGAATACGCAGCTCTAATGAAGGATGTCGGATTAGAAGGCGCCGAAAAGAAAAAAATAAAATCCTATTCATTTGGGATGAAAAAGAAAATTAGTATTGCCCAGGCTATTTTAGGGAATCCAAGCTTCATTATTCTTGATGAACCAACCTCAGGGTTAGACCCCGAATCAGCGATTAACATTCGTAAGCTGATTACCGATTTACAGCAACAAGGAAAAACGATTCTGCTCACCTCTCATAATTTGGATGAGATTGATAAAATCAGTGACCGTGTTGGCATCATCAGTAACGGAAAGATAACAAAGCTTGGCACGCCTGCAGAGTTGAAAGTGAACGCGGTGAATGAAATCAGTGTCGCAATACGGACAACGCCTGCCTTAACACCTGAGAAAATAACAGAGCTATCGGCAGCGTGGGATTTCAATGTGGCGTTTGTTGCAGCGAAAAAGCCTTACACCATCGTCAATATTAGCAGTGAGGATGACCTGCCACGGTTATCGCAGCAATTGATGCAATCAGGCTTTCAATTATATGAAATCAGCATGGAACAACAGTCACTTGAGGAAGTATTTATTAATAGTAAGTAG
- a CDS encoding ABC transporter permease gives MVHILWREFTDSFKSIRSILIILFLTFISYQSAVFLENNPVIVEEILAIGETQGSVYTLAISFIVLMFGFLFAFAISHDVINKEIEMRTIRLLVNKIPRWQIVIGKFFGILLFWVVTIFISYAILTAISGEWSFLDYLTTLLFLFYVISFVLFISTIIPKTKLTMFLGILLGLFLPIMGLVSLTVEKWYMIPFKYLLPYYYVENGSALLPVPLLFGIVFLFVSILIMRRRDL, from the coding sequence ATGGTACATATTCTATGGCGGGAATTCACAGATTCCTTTAAGAGCATTCGATCGATTCTCATTATCTTGTTTTTGACGTTTATTTCCTATCAATCTGCTGTTTTTTTGGAAAACAATCCAGTAATAGTAGAAGAAATACTTGCTATTGGGGAGACACAGGGTTCCGTTTACACACTGGCAATTTCCTTTATTGTATTAATGTTTGGTTTCTTGTTTGCATTTGCAATTTCTCATGATGTCATCAACAAAGAAATCGAAATGAGGACGATTCGTTTACTCGTCAACAAAATTCCCCGATGGCAAATCGTGATCGGGAAATTTTTCGGTATCTTGCTGTTTTGGGTCGTGACGATATTTATTTCCTATGCAATCCTGACAGCCATATCAGGTGAATGGAGCTTTCTGGATTACCTCACCACTTTACTTTTTTTGTTCTATGTTATTAGCTTTGTTTTGTTTATTTCCACCATCATTCCTAAGACTAAGCTGACGATGTTTCTGGGAATTCTGTTAGGACTTTTCCTTCCAATTATGGGGCTGGTCAGTCTTACAGTCGAAAAATGGTACATGATACCGTTCAAGTATCTGTTACCTTATTATTATGTAGAGAACGGCTCAGCCCTTTTGCCTGTGCCACTGCTGTTCGGCATTGTCTTTCTATTTGTGAGTATTCTCATTATGAGACGGAGGGATCTGTAA
- a CDS encoding CPBP family intramembrane glutamic endopeptidase, producing MADTLWRKLIALLIFSTFFLVLVVDYGWLIGLWALAAGACFFDKVMRGFAIMVVSFGLAFYLYHAIHVHLLADISIAEVRILLQRLSLIVVILVMVVVTRPLMNFWKRPQWQASVRVPLIWAGFRDTSVRSYLFIALLISGLAFLLPFILQQNGSFSWEIVGFMLIFSVMNAVLEEIIWRGFLLSHFVVSFGTRWAVLLTSIGFGLQHALLGMSWLSCLAFSIGGFFFGAITINAKSILPAVIWHGFFNVLMVLGGGIL from the coding sequence ATGGCAGATACCTTATGGCGAAAACTGATCGCGTTACTAATATTTTCGACCTTTTTCCTCGTTCTTGTTGTGGATTATGGATGGCTGATCGGTTTGTGGGCGTTAGCTGCAGGTGCGTGCTTTTTTGATAAAGTGATGAGGGGATTTGCCATAATGGTGGTAAGCTTCGGACTGGCATTTTATCTGTATCACGCTATACATGTTCACTTGCTTGCTGACATCTCCATCGCTGAAGTGCGAATTCTGCTGCAACGATTATCTTTAATTGTTGTCATACTGGTTATGGTTGTGGTAACTCGTCCATTGATGAATTTTTGGAAGAGACCACAATGGCAAGCGTCGGTGCGTGTTCCTTTAATCTGGGCAGGATTCCGTGATACGAGTGTACGCAGCTATCTCTTTATTGCCTTGCTGATAAGTGGGCTTGCTTTTTTGCTGCCTTTTATTCTGCAGCAAAACGGTTCTTTTTCCTGGGAAATAGTAGGATTTATGCTGATCTTCTCTGTCATGAATGCGGTGTTGGAAGAAATCATCTGGAGGGGGTTCCTGCTGAGTCACTTCGTGGTGAGCTTCGGTACACGTTGGGCAGTGCTGCTGACAAGCATCGGATTCGGACTGCAACATGCCTTGCTCGGTATGTCCTGGCTGAGCTGCTTAGCCTTCAGCATAGGTGGCTTCTTCTTCGGCGCCATCACCATTAACGCCAAAAGCATCCTGCCAGCAGTAATCTGGCATGGGTTTTTTAATGTTTTGATGGTGTTGGGTGGGGGGATTTTGTAG
- a CDS encoding nuclease-related domain-containing protein: MMIVKERQKPNELVMLELLSRRKRLSSEEFKRSQNLSRGFEGELQFDSIIRNYGNNLTVINDLRLKNNNNNFQIDSTVITNDTIYLFEIKNFLGQYYFDNDILFKLPNIEMENPIYQRDRATSLFRRYLHLKGFEIPIKSYIVFIHPECIVYQTPLSQKILFHANIRTLISRLNENSHSSKKGQSVVNTLLTSHSQELPVSTTYTFDELEKGIPCCQCGSMSTYVKGRTIICNECRVHEKADESIIRNIEAFHLLFPNEKLTTKRIAEWCGKDISEDRCKRQLLKHFVKQGVTSNTYFTNKKEVK; encoded by the coding sequence ATGATGATTGTCAAGGAGCGGCAAAAGCCCAATGAATTAGTAATGTTAGAACTGCTTTCAAGGCGCAAGAGGTTGAGTTCAGAGGAGTTCAAACGGTCCCAAAATTTATCGCGTGGGTTTGAAGGTGAATTACAATTTGATTCGATTATCAGAAATTATGGAAATAACTTAACGGTGATAAATGATCTGCGTCTGAAAAATAATAATAACAACTTTCAAATTGACTCCACTGTAATAACAAACGATACTATTTACCTTTTCGAAATAAAAAATTTCCTTGGCCAATATTATTTTGATAATGATATCCTCTTTAAACTTCCTAACATTGAGATGGAAAATCCAATTTACCAGCGCGATCGTGCAACCTCATTGTTTCGTAGATATCTTCACTTAAAAGGTTTTGAAATACCCATCAAGTCATATATTGTCTTTATTCACCCCGAATGCATCGTTTACCAAACACCTCTTTCACAAAAAATTTTATTCCATGCAAACATTCGAACATTAATTTCTCGGTTAAATGAAAATTCGCATAGCAGTAAAAAAGGACAAAGTGTAGTTAATACACTTCTAACTTCACATTCGCAAGAGTTGCCTGTAAGTACTACATATACCTTTGACGAATTAGAAAAAGGTATACCATGTTGCCAATGCGGTTCGATGTCCACATACGTAAAGGGTCGAACCATCATTTGTAACGAGTGCCGTGTACATGAAAAAGCAGATGAATCGATAATCAGAAATATTGAAGCGTTCCATCTTTTATTCCCAAACGAAAAATTAACAACAAAAAGGATTGCAGAATGGTGCGGGAAAGATATTTCTGAAGATAGATGTAAACGCCAGTTACTGAAGCATTTCGTCAAGCAAGGAGTGACGAGCAACACGTATTTCACCAACAAAAAAGAAGTAAAATAA
- a CDS encoding YibE/F family protein: protein MNALVLLAAILFILMAVVGGKKGIKSFIAILINFVVVIGTVLMMNDPNANPIVLTLVACGIISAVSLFYINEINSKTKMAFLATILTTLALLFFIFIITEKSMIQGFSEEESDSLVTFSVYIGIDFIKVATSVIIMSTIGAIVDAAISITSPMQEIREQNPDISRKDLFMSGMRIGRDILGTSSNTLFFAFFGGYMGLIIWFKDLSYSMGEIVNSKVFSGEMITILTAGMGVALVIPIAASVTAYYLVRGTE from the coding sequence ATGAATGCATTAGTTTTATTAGCAGCAATTCTTTTTATACTGATGGCCGTTGTCGGTGGAAAAAAGGGAATCAAATCATTTATCGCGATTCTGATCAATTTTGTTGTCGTTATTGGAACGGTCCTGATGATGAACGACCCAAATGCCAATCCAATTGTGCTCACACTGGTGGCTTGTGGCATCATCAGCGCTGTCAGTCTTTTCTATATCAATGAAATCAACAGCAAAACAAAGATGGCTTTCCTGGCGACAATCTTGACGACATTGGCACTGTTGTTCTTTATCTTCATCATCACCGAAAAGTCGATGATTCAAGGCTTCAGTGAAGAGGAATCCGACAGCCTGGTGACGTTCTCGGTCTATATCGGCATTGATTTTATCAAAGTGGCTACTTCCGTGATCATTATGAGTACGATCGGGGCCATTGTCGATGCGGCGATTTCGATCACGTCACCGATGCAAGAAATTCGCGAACAAAACCCTGATATATCAAGAAAAGATCTATTCATGTCAGGCATGCGTATTGGGCGGGATATCCTCGGTACCAGTAGTAACACACTGTTTTTTGCCTTTTTCGGCGGCTATATGGGACTGATTATCTGGTTCAAGGACTTGTCCTATTCAATGGGAGAGATTGTAAATTCCAAAGTATTCAGTGGTGAAATGATCACCATTTTGACCGCTGGAATGGGGGTTGCACTGGTAATTCCGATTGCCGCATCGGTTACGGCTTATTATTTGGTGAGAGGAACGGAATAA